aagttgatTTACATGGCTTTCAATCAGAAAAATAAGTCGGGAACCAAATGTTGGCTCACATGTCTCTTTAATCTTAAGTCTGCAACAATTTTATCTAACggaggaaaacctgaaaatgtctTATAATTGAAGGTTCTTCCAATGAAGGCCTTGGAAGGCAGATCCGATACTGAATGGTTTGGATGAatccaatcataaattacgGTACACCTTTTCCAAACATCAATTTGCTATTATCTTTGAGATGAAAATGGTGCTTAAAACAACATTCAGGGGTTCTCCTTCGACAATCTTTATTCAATCCTGATGTATCGAGACAGGTCGTAAGTTGCTCAGaaaatttatggaattttttgttgtttaatatcCACCATCTACGTGAGATTTATTGTTTGttcaaactaaagagcttattagaactcGTCATTAATCAATTTTGACGTTAATGAATGTCGGGGAAGATGAAATGGCTAATAACTCAGGACTTCAAATTATTGCGTTCCTGTATTATTTCGAGTATGTAGTAGGGCCaaacgagaaaatattttgctcgctGTAGTGAAGTGGGAGGTACAGCTTAACAACTTCAAACACGATATTCTAAATTCAAAAAGGAGTTTCTCTTATTCATTTCGTCGAATTAGAACAAGAGACTCACAATCTATCTAAGAACGTGGcttatttcataatttcagaCATATTTCAAGATACAGTCTTTATTAAGAATAcgtgtttttggaaaatgaaagctaactgtgcgagtgtttttttttggcggaTAAGGTTACGCCAGCCTGTCTGCTCCTACACACCGATTACCATTATCCGCGGGATTTCGTGAGCGGGACTTTCGGTACATAAGATCTATttttattaacatatttttgtgagaattttctttttgtcaattATTGACGCTTCAACTAAACTTGTAAGGAGTTTCCCctgagaatgaaacaaaaaaacaaaacaaaacaaaacaaacacacaaacgaAGAAACGTTGAATTTATGGATCGATCTTGAAAATTGGGAGTTCTTAGAAACTCAAGGGAAGTTGGCTTTTTATGTGACTGCATTATTGGAATATGTTCACCTTATGTTCTTAAGAATATTTTATGATGTTATTGTCTTAAACGCACTCCATTGATTATAATTATGAAGCAATTGAAGTTGatgttatggaaatttgtgtGGTAAAATCCCTTTTTCTAATCTGTTGATGAACACCAATAGAATCGTAGCCCATCAAAACCAAAGTGTTTCTAACTGGCTCAAAGGAAGACATTGGAAACGTGTTCATTCGCAAACTTTAAAACGCGTACCCACGTATATTATTTGCAGGGTCAAGACTGACTGCTGTTAATTTTGTTAACATCCCATTTTCAATACCAAGAGGTCGGTTTCGATTACTTAAATTCATTATGAAATGCAGGTAGTCAACACGAAATTTGTGGCACACTGAAACCACCAACACTGAGCTCCGTTGTCTCGAGGAAGCATGGAATTTTCAGCGTTTCTAGTATTCGCAGTCTGGACTTCATCGATGACTTACTTGACGTTTGGTAAAGGTGAGTTACAATATGCGCATCATTTTCCATCTCTATATTCATACTCCAGCCCTTGCTATCTTATTTTCCGTcactctttatttctatttcgctgATTTACAACAGCTGATGCACTGAGCTTATTAACGTGTCGttatgacaaaattaaaaaccttaatTCAACAAAGATGATTTTTAAAGGAAGGAACCTCAGTCTTGTAAACTTCTTTGGTAGATATTAACAGTATATAACAAAGGCGTGTCATTATGATAAACCATATCGGAAGTTTTCACCTGTTACAAACAAAGTAAGAACTGCTACGATGAAGAATTTCTTAATTCAAAACAACTTCCATCCTAACGCTCATCAGCTCATATTTACATGGAAGGGTAATCAATGctatcaaaaatatttcgtaGTTGCGTTGCAGACGGGAATTCGataattttcatggaaaaaaaaattggccgcTCTTAGCCAACTAAAGCGAGGTTATTTTTATAGAAGGACAATGCTGGCATTTGGAATAGACCAATTTGTACTGGTTTTAAACATCTGTCTATAAAATTAGGGGAGCTTGTCTTCGCACAATTTAACCGTTATGTgggattgaaaaaataaaacctttgacTCAAAATCCTTTTAAACATTGCTTTTCGAATTGGAGGCTTTAAAACTTGCCAAAGAACAAACAGCTTAATTGAGGTAATCCTTAACAATAACTTTGCTTAGAAGCTTGGtgtaattttccaattttgcgCTCTTTCATAATCAATCTCCCAGCTAGGAATCCTTAGactgaaatttattcaaatatatattttcagtgttttaaaaACTCTGTTGCTTtgatcaatattttttccaACAACAGAAAAATGATTTGGGTGGACTTTATTCGACATGAGAAAAACAActaatgaattaaaatgatGAACAGATAAATGAGTTGTTTCCATAAAACAAATGACGGAAATAAAGAGATGATTATATTCACCATGGCTAAGCAATTAAACTTTCATTAGCttgcaaaagtaaaaaaaataaaatttcattctaattttttccatttagaAAACTTTCGAAAACGAATACAAATCTGCTCATTGACGCAAAGCAAGAATGGTTTTTCTCGGCTTAAATTTGCACAAATTCCCTCTGTTCACGATAATCGTTCGAAGAAAAGAGCCGAAGAGGAGCTCTTCagttaaacatttctttaataaacacTCTATAGTGAAGCTCCTGtttatataaagaaaaaaaaaagcaaaaacaaaaatgcactTTAAGACCATCCCTGATCAAAGTTTTTGAGATATTTAAGGCTCCCTATAAGAGAATTTAAATTGTATTCATTGCACTGAtgaaaaatacataaaaaaatgcaaacatcaaTTAACTCCCTTTGTAGTAGGAATTTCACAGAGAGTTTGATGAGCTCGTCTTTTCTATCGATATGATAGACTCATCTAAAAACGTACGAGTTTCTTGAATTGCCAAATTCATATGAAACACGAAATATTTTCCGTAAATGTTCCGTACCTAGGAAATCTCCAAACTCTCaaataaacttgtttttatGTTACTGTTTAATTGTAGAAAACGGCGAAGCAATTCACAAATTTTTTGATTACATTGAACGAATCATCGTTTTTCTCAATGACTGCTTTGTTTGACTCACGTTTTTAACGCATTTGCTACCATAGTTTGATGAGATCCGAGAATTTTTGCTAAGAGATTTGTTCTTAGAACTTTTTACTCGAAATTTATTCCTTTTGCGACGGAAAAGTAAGCCTTATAATCACATTTCAATTTGTCTATTTTAGAGCGAGAGCGCGCAATGGTGTTTCCGGACTACTATTTCTTTGCGGAAAGACGTTTGGTAAACCATACCATTGAAAAAAAACGTGTCGATAACTTGGATGACTGTGAGCTCATGTGCTACCTGAACGACAACTGTGTCAGTCTTAACTTCAAAAAAGATTCAGAGGATAACAAACCAGGTCACACCTGTGAACTAAATAACGCCACGCATATGAAATATGACAGTGACTTGACAACTGATGCCAAGTCTTATTATCGTGGCTCGAAGGTGAGTCCCAATcgatttttcgaaattttcgTCTTGGAATAATATCATAACAATAATTAACGTTTATGCAAAATTGCGTGCACTCGATCATCCGTATTTAGTTGATTCTTCTATTGGATCCCTCCATCctcttttattactttatttaatttttttcttcttctttagaacgcttgtgacaagagtCCCTCCTGCGATAACAACGCAACTTGCCAGTCTGGGTTTACACTCAAGGGATATCGGTGCTTGTGTCCTCCTGGATTCGAGGGAGAACGTTGCGAAATGGGTATGAGTCTATGTCAGTCCTTAAAATGACGTAAATGAGatattttttctgattttcaacGCTGCTATAACAACTGTCCTTTAGTTGGTGAAATTGGCGTGAATTTACCTCATTGTATATTGTGTTGAatcttttcaaaagaaaacgtcTTGCTGTGTTTTTTTAGTGTGTGTATTGTTCTCTTCGCTCGCTCGCTTATATATATTTTAGTAtactctttttttaaatcttgaaCGTTCGACGCTTTTCCAAGGCAAAGTAAGATTAGTTCGTGTGCTTGTCGTATGCTTCTAGTGGTTTGTATGGTAATTGCTTGTGAAAAATAGCTTGATTGAAAAGTCCCACCAGAGAACCACTTAGAACAATAAAGCTgcatataatatatatatatatatatatataaagaagcGAAGGAGTTGCGTTTAAAAGAAGCGTTCTCTTCAATTCTTACCGAGCGTGTGCACGAGATAAAAGCTTCTTTAACTTAAACCATTGGACAAAATTCGTGGGTGGCACAGTACTCTCTAGGGttgtaaaattttgtaatgTTGCCCACTGAGAGACTTTTGACGGTAAAGTAGTAATTGTTAGATTTTAGGAGATGATAGGACGCTTTGTTGGGGAAAATTGTAGCCGTGTAACAACAAATTATGCATCAAATATCTTATTTTGCACTGTGACGCAGCATGCATTCTTAGAGTACAAAATGGATCTCTATAATAGgtaacaaaaaggaaatgtttcacTTAACAATGACAACTTTGCTCAATAATTAGATCCCGAAATTATTTTCATCGTCTTGCCATTCAGATGGGTAAATGGCTGATATTTATTACTTCCAGTTTTCGAGGAACGTTCTGCTCATTTCATACTAATCATTGGTGTTAAAAGATTACGAGTATCACATTTTGTGATAttcagtttccttttttaactcgtgaattgtgcgcatgcgcaagagcgagttttagatacgatgtggggaatggcattcgctcgctcgattggtcgattcctgtaaactttttttagattttaggcttttgagtgcatttgatagtttttggcgagcaataaacagacgaaatggcgacctttgttgctaagaatagtggaggggtgaaaaagaagccaatgataatcttaaaagtttttttttttcgttttagtttcaactagcggcgccagcgactggcaggcatgcaaggattcacactgaaataacagaacaaccttcgtttttcataaaattgtaatttacaatccttgaacttgaaaacaatccgaagatttattgaaaatatcacttactacaaagcgctcggagtttacagatgttcaaaagctttttctgttatagcgtgagattgaggacaaaattgatcattacgtttcgtcgcgtgtgtttttcctgtgtgaagcaacagaagatgccggcgactgacgaaagaacaagttaacacgaaaatcaaataatacctaaacaaacaattttagctaccgattttcagtggatttttaaagaacaattttcttctaAGTTTCAcgacaatttgaagattcaacatacatacaacgtactaaaatgcgaaagttacacaccatgaaactgataaataggcctgaaatgaaattctatcttgttattgattatacgttgcctagcacgtgacttaattctacccaggcggagatccaaaatgacggtggcaggcttggcttagttatatcactcaaaccTCGTTCccatttgtctcatttgattaagagggaatcgttaatgttttcattaagacagtattgccttgattttctaatatttacaacgaaagacagtaaatttcacttttcacccacatttacttccaaccttttcttttgaaacaaaaatgatagacgtttaaaattcatgacatcatccaccttgtcaaatgtatagcatgatcatttcaattgtaatgccttcttatcccaatgttactttgtttctttgctacattagcgaacactgaactactgctcgtactctagatatggcaatcaaccacaaaattccctaagccagataacattaaacataatctaaaaaaatcatgtgtcaattcacgagtttgctcacagagcactttgatcttCTAGTGGTATTCGTTGTGGTTTGATCTTGACTTACTATGCTTGTTCTCTTTCAGACATTGACGAATGCAACGAGGTTCATTATACTAAAACGAGAGAATGCCATTCGAATGCTTTTTGCATTAATACTCAGGGCTCATATCACTGCTCTTGTAATCCCACATACCTTTGGAATGGTTTTGAATGCGAAGGTACGTCTTGTTTCTAAGCAAACTTATTAACTCAAAGTTAAAGCAGCATTGGATCAAATCTAACCTGTGGCTCCTCAGTTGGCCATTGTCCTCTAACTCAAATTTAGATCGTGCTGAATTAATTTGGATTTCCATTATGACTGTTTTGGCCTCGCCGAGTGATGATATCCTACACATGGACCACCTGATCTTTTACTATAGATGCATAGTCAATGTTCTTGTACATAACAAGCTCCACTACTGATTGGCAAGCTGGCAGAATTATAAGACGTTGCAAAAAATCTTAAACCCTTTGATTCTAATGACTAAACCACAGGTGCAATTATTACTTGACTTTACAGCCGATCCCTGCTATCATTATAAAAACCTGAGTGATGCCAATAGAAATATAAGTTACATAACACCTGCCAGTTCAGGGCTGTGTGACAACGAACTCCCTgtgggatggtatcgttttgtgggagctgcaggaacaaaaatgccaacaacgcgtGTGCCAGCATACAGATGTGATGCAGTCTACTCAGGCTGGTTGGATGAtgctcatcctacagtggaagatggtaAAGTTCAAAGGAAGGTCTGCTTTAGTCATCTTAACACCGGTTGCAAATATAGCATCAGCATTTCAGTGAAAAATTGTGGATCCTACTTCATCTACAAACTTCTCCCTCCTAATTGTAACTCACGCTACTGTGGAACAGACtgaatgcaaagcaaaaaaattaatgaattgaATTGATCCTCAGGTACACGTACTTGAGGGATTTTGCGAATTCCTCTTTtcataataatcattaattTCTTCTCTAGCTTTCGTACCTTGGCGATGTTCTGTTAacttttgcaaacaaaaatgaatttaacaTTTTACGAAGCATCTCTTTCTAAATAATCACAGATAATTAATTGCTGCTAAAAGAactaataacaaatgaaattaaattaaaattgaaaattgagaAATCTTAGGCAAGTTGTAGGAATATCAATTAGCATGATAACTAGCAAAAGATGACGAATTCTGTTTTCAAAACGTTAGAAGCTGCAATACAGGTCgcagtttgtttaaaaaattagatGACGCTTCTGTTAGTGCTAATGATGTGTTCAATCTGATAGTTGCtttaaaaacaaagcaacacgATTATCTAAGGACTAGTGTGGGTAAATACTGTTTAGTTTGAGGCGGTAAGGTATGGTATTAGAGTTTAACTGGTTTTCGCCATTTCACTCTATCATGAAAGAGTTCCCATGGtgaagatttttaaaagaaatatgttgCCCCTGTTCCAATCCAATGAAACCAATAATCACGACGTGGAAAGAAATCCCAAATGCCAGTGTTAAGTATTTTGGGTTTCGGTTAGGGTACGGTTTAAGGTTTAGATGCTGCAAACGATTCCCCATTCATGTATTATCTTCTATGCACGAGAAGAAATTTAAACGCGTAGCAATTGAGATAAACACTTATTAACactatttctttagaaacctataAACAAATTTAACGTAAATCACAGATTGTTTACTCGGTTGAATAATTTTGTTGGTTAGCTTTTTAAGCTGTGTAAATATGTAGAGCagaataatgaaataaatcacaTGTTTTAGAGAAGTTGTACAACTCTTAATAAATACATTTATCTTATCTGGGGTATTTTCAACTGATATGTAACTATTGATATATATGGTCCATATTTTTCACTATTTACATTCCTGAGTGACATTGGCTGTCATGATCGTAAACTAGAGTTAATAGAGGAATAGGAATAAGTCATGACTTTTAACACTCAGCTGAAAACTGTTCACCATGTAGTGCGCACATGTAGAAGATTTCGCGGTAAGGATCTCTTAATATAACTTTACGTAATCCTTGACTTATTTACAAGGCAATTGTCATAAGACAAGCAATGCTAGttttcaaattctattaatTACTTAATGGTACCTATGTCTATTGCTGATGGTAGTTAGGGGTTGGCGATGCAGTTAACAATGCAGGTAACAGAAACGGAGGCGAGGAGGACGGAATtggcagtgaaaaaaaaaaatcagagtggCCATTGCTCTTTTAgggagcttaaaaaaaattacgtttaTTACTTGCAATCTTCTGTAACCACCCTGTTCCCATGTTCCCATCAGGTTGTTGATGAAAAAACTGCGAAATTGCTTATCGTTCTAAGCGTCCCGTCACCAAATAAAAGTTTATACTACCAAATATACACATTAGATGAAATAATGCTTTGCTTATGTTTGCTTAAGGTTAGTGTTATGTTTGATTCCGTGCGAGACGTGACGTTCATTGGTAGGCCTTGATATCTCTTTTgacttttatttcgtttctaAACTCTCTACCAAcgagggatttttttttcaatttttgatcaaaataagtGAGTTGTGCGCGGTTCAAGTTGTTGATTAGGTGCATTTAATTGgtgaatttggaaaatttgtggcagaaaatattttgttttgaaggtGTGACCATGGGAATAACATTTCACGCCGTAACTATATATGCTAGTGATGATACTGTGATCACATAGGAATAACATATGTGGCTTCGCCTCCTATAGAAGGTAGTAGCCACACAAATGGCGATTAGAAATCACGAGTGGAAAGCGTGATCACAGACTGGATATTAGATGTGATCACGGCCTGGGAAGCCTGTGATGATAGCGTGATCACAAACGAAAATAACATATGTGGCCTTTTTTTAATCGTAAAACCATTaacaaagtaaatttgaaagctCTCTTAATGATGTATTCGATAAATCAATTGTCAGATATACTGtacgcaaagaaaaaaatatccttaCCAAAGTATTCGTAAACTTGCTGTTTCCAGAGCTGAGAGacttattatttattattaactgAACCTTTGCCTACATTTTATAGCACCTTACATTGCCATCCATCCCTCCAGGAGGGCGAAGCGTTGAAACAGCTTTATGTGCTAAAAATGATTGGTCTCAAAGCTAGCGGAATTAAATGCGTCcaacaaacatttcaattacaCTTTGTTGAATTTCCGTAGCAGGACCGAAGACGTTTGGAGCCTACTATGAAAATCTTGAAAAGAGTAGAACCATTCATCCGT
The sequence above is a segment of the Pocillopora verrucosa isolate sample1 chromosome 5, ASM3666991v2, whole genome shotgun sequence genome. Coding sequences within it:
- the LOC136280926 gene encoding uromodulin-like, whose translation is MEFSAFLVFAVWTSSMTYLTFGKERERAMVFPDYYFFAERRLVNHTIEKKRVDNLDDCELMCYLNDNCVSLNFKKDSEDNKPGHTCELNNATHMKYDSDLTTDAKSYYRGSKNACDKSPSCDNNATCQSGFTLKGYRCLCPPGFEGERCEMDIDECNEVHYTKTRECHSNAFCINTQGSYHCSCNPTYLWNGFECEADPCYHYKNLSDANRNISYITPASSGLCDNELPVGWYRFVGAAGTKMPTTRVPAYRCDAVYSGWLDDAHPTVEDGKVQRKVCFSHLNTGCKYSISISVKNCGSYFIYKLLPPNCNSRYCGTD